The following proteins are encoded in a genomic region of Variovorax paradoxus:
- a CDS encoding NAD(P)/FAD-dependent oxidoreductase, which yields MRRVVIIGGGAIGSAIAYFLNQDPSEEPFDVTVVERDFSYTQASSALSASSIRQQFSTAINIEMSLYGIDFFRHLGETLRVGDNVPDIGLVEPGYLYLASPDGVDVLRENHATQKAHRVDVVLLTPEQLKARFPWISAEGIALGSLGLSGEGWYDGYSLLQAFRKKAISQGARYVQAKATGLRRSGRALTGVELDIGDPLEADVVINAAGAWAAKVAGWAGIDLPVRGRRRMVFSFSCPETLPGCPLIIDTSGIWLRPEGRRFICGFAPPQDRDRDDAPLEVDYRVFDDFIWPALAARVPVFEAIRMTSAWAGYYEMNVFDHNAILGLHPDCDNLYFANGFSGHGLQQCPAAGRGVAELVRYGEYRSLDLSPVSFTRILENRPLVEKNVI from the coding sequence CATCGGTTCCGCCATTGCCTATTTTCTGAACCAGGACCCGTCGGAGGAGCCGTTCGACGTGACCGTGGTCGAGCGCGATTTCTCGTACACGCAAGCGTCGTCGGCCTTGTCGGCAAGCTCCATCCGGCAGCAGTTCTCCACCGCCATCAACATCGAGATGTCGCTCTATGGCATCGACTTTTTTCGCCACCTCGGCGAAACCCTGCGCGTGGGCGACAACGTGCCCGACATCGGGCTGGTGGAGCCCGGCTATCTGTACCTGGCTTCGCCGGACGGCGTGGACGTGCTGCGGGAGAACCATGCGACGCAGAAGGCGCATCGTGTCGACGTGGTATTGCTGACGCCCGAACAGCTGAAGGCCCGCTTTCCGTGGATCTCGGCCGAAGGCATCGCACTGGGGTCGCTGGGCCTTTCGGGCGAGGGCTGGTACGACGGCTACAGCCTGCTGCAGGCGTTTCGCAAGAAGGCCATTTCGCAGGGCGCCCGCTATGTGCAGGCGAAGGCAACCGGGCTACGGCGCAGCGGCCGCGCTCTCACGGGCGTGGAGCTGGACATCGGCGACCCGCTCGAGGCCGACGTGGTGATCAACGCCGCCGGCGCCTGGGCCGCCAAGGTGGCCGGCTGGGCCGGCATCGATCTGCCGGTGCGCGGGCGTCGCCGCATGGTGTTCAGCTTTTCGTGCCCCGAGACCTTGCCGGGCTGCCCGCTGATCATCGACACATCGGGCATCTGGCTGCGCCCCGAGGGCCGCCGTTTCATCTGCGGCTTTGCACCGCCGCAGGACAGGGACCGCGACGATGCCCCGCTCGAGGTCGACTACCGCGTTTTCGACGACTTCATCTGGCCTGCGCTGGCTGCGCGCGTGCCGGTGTTCGAGGCCATTCGCATGACAAGCGCCTGGGCCGGCTACTACGAGATGAACGTGTTCGACCACAACGCGATCCTCGGGCTGCATCCGGACTGCGACAACCTTTATTTCGCCAACGGCTTTTCGGGGCACGGGCTGCAGCAATGCCCCGCGGCGGGGCGCGGCGTGGCGGAACTCGTCCGCTACGGTGAATACCGCAGCCTCGACCTGTCGCCCGTTTCGTTCACGCGCATTCTCGAAAACCGGCCGTTGGTCGAGAAGAACGTGATCTAG
- a CDS encoding class I fructose-bisphosphate aldolase — MTAQALIDTARALVAGDKGLLAMDESNATCHKRFAKLNIPQTEEARRSWRELIVTAPDLGACISGAILFDETIRQRTSAGASFVSALEAAGIIPGIKVDTGAKPLAGHPGETVTEGLDGLRERLAEYAGMGARFAKWRGVITPGEGLPSHACIEVNAHALARYAALCQEVGLVPIVEPEVLMEGDHSLARCAVITEETLHAVFVQLRLQGVLLEGMLLKPNMVLPGQACPNQESVDEVADATVTCLLRTVPAAVPGIAFLSGGQSAQLASARLNAMNARFKSRLPWALAFSYSRAVQQPALDAWKGDAGNVAAAQKALVHRARCNQAARRGDYDALVDAPQSG, encoded by the coding sequence ATGACTGCACAGGCATTGATCGATACCGCACGGGCGCTGGTTGCCGGCGACAAGGGCTTGCTTGCCATGGACGAGAGCAACGCCACCTGCCACAAGCGCTTTGCAAAGCTGAACATTCCCCAGACCGAAGAGGCGCGCCGCAGCTGGCGCGAGCTGATCGTCACCGCGCCGGACCTCGGCGCATGCATCAGCGGCGCGATTCTTTTCGACGAGACCATCCGGCAGCGCACGAGCGCAGGCGCGTCGTTCGTGTCGGCGCTCGAAGCGGCGGGCATCATTCCGGGCATCAAGGTCGACACCGGCGCAAAGCCGCTGGCGGGCCATCCCGGCGAGACAGTGACCGAGGGCCTGGACGGCCTGCGCGAACGGCTGGCCGAATACGCCGGCATGGGCGCGCGCTTCGCCAAATGGCGCGGGGTCATCACGCCGGGCGAGGGCCTGCCCAGCCATGCGTGCATCGAGGTGAACGCCCATGCGCTGGCTCGCTATGCGGCCTTGTGCCAGGAGGTGGGACTGGTTCCGATCGTCGAACCCGAAGTGCTGATGGAGGGAGACCATTCCCTCGCACGCTGCGCGGTAATCACGGAAGAAACGCTGCATGCGGTCTTCGTCCAATTGCGTTTGCAAGGCGTGCTGCTGGAAGGCATGCTCTTGAAACCCAACATGGTCCTGCCCGGCCAGGCCTGCCCGAATCAGGAGAGCGTGGACGAGGTGGCCGACGCCACGGTGACCTGCCTGCTGCGTACCGTGCCCGCGGCCGTGCCGGGCATCGCATTTCTGTCGGGTGGACAGTCGGCGCAGCTCGCATCGGCCCGGTTGAACGCCATGAATGCGCGGTTCAAGTCCCGGTTGCCGTGGGCGTTGGCGTTTTCCTACTCGCGCGCCGTTCAGCAGCCGGCGCTCGACGCTTGGAAGGGTGATGCCGGCAATGTCGCTGCGGCGCAGAAGGCCCTGGTGCATCGAGCCCGCTGCAACCAGGCTGCCCGTCGCGGTGACTATGACGCGCTGGTGGATGCGCCGCAGTCCGGCTGA
- the msrA gene encoding peptide-methionine (S)-S-oxide reductase MsrA — translation MRFLVLTARILAAAALAWHAVPSFAEPARRVPAPTADLMVSPTVKYETAVFAGGCFWGVQGVFQRVKGVNNAVSGYAGGEAKTARYDDVGSGRTGHAESVRITYDPQQISYGKLLQILFSVAHDPTQLNRQGPDTGTQYRSTVFAENAEQAHVARAYIAQLNQARTFGKPLATTVEMSKPFYAAEAYHQDFLTRHPNHEYIVFNDLPKIEDLKKLFPESYRQVPVLVNAPKGS, via the coding sequence ATGAGATTCCTCGTACTCACCGCCCGCATCCTGGCGGCCGCAGCGCTGGCGTGGCATGCGGTGCCTTCGTTCGCCGAGCCGGCCCGACGCGTACCGGCGCCCACGGCCGATCTGATGGTCTCGCCCACCGTCAAATACGAAACCGCCGTGTTCGCCGGTGGCTGCTTCTGGGGCGTGCAAGGCGTGTTCCAGCGTGTCAAGGGCGTGAACAACGCCGTATCGGGCTATGCCGGCGGCGAAGCGAAGACGGCGCGCTACGACGACGTGGGCTCGGGCCGCACCGGCCATGCCGAATCGGTGCGCATCACGTATGACCCGCAGCAGATCAGCTACGGCAAGCTGCTGCAAATCCTTTTCTCCGTGGCGCACGACCCCACCCAGTTGAACCGGCAAGGTCCCGACACCGGCACGCAATATCGCTCCACCGTGTTTGCCGAGAACGCCGAACAGGCGCACGTTGCCAGGGCCTACATCGCGCAGCTGAACCAGGCCCGGACCTTCGGCAAACCGCTGGCCACCACCGTCGAAATGTCGAAGCCGTTCTATGCGGCCGAGGCCTATCACCAGGACTTTCTCACGCGCCATCCGAACCACGAGTACATCGTTTTCAACGACCTGCCGAAGATCGAAGACCTGAAGAAACTCTTTCCGGAGAGCTACCGGCAGGTGCCCGTACTGGTGAATGCACCGAAAGGCAGCTGA
- a CDS encoding YcxB family protein: MTATFRISEDDYVDAMKLYARLPRLARWILIAVAVLLVLAAVFGTRQIQASTLGGLIGGTGVLLAIRFVVMPMTARRHYRKYKAIREEFSAELLDDALRLHARHGESRIVWENVLKWRQDDRFVLLYLMPRLFHALPKSVAAQGFDVSALIERLNQHVGPEH; the protein is encoded by the coding sequence ATGACCGCGACATTCAGGATTTCCGAAGACGACTACGTCGATGCCATGAAGCTTTACGCGCGGTTGCCGCGTTTGGCGCGATGGATCCTGATTGCCGTGGCCGTGCTGCTCGTGCTGGCCGCGGTATTCGGCACGCGGCAGATCCAGGCGAGTACGCTCGGCGGGCTGATCGGCGGCACGGGCGTTCTGCTGGCCATCCGCTTCGTGGTCATGCCGATGACGGCACGCCGGCATTACCGGAAGTACAAGGCGATCCGGGAAGAGTTTTCAGCGGAACTGCTGGACGATGCACTGCGCCTCCACGCCCGCCACGGCGAGAGCAGGATCGTCTGGGAGAACGTGCTCAAGTGGCGCCAGGACGATCGCTTCGTGCTGCTCTATCTGATGCCGCGCCTCTTCCATGCGCTGCCCAAGTCGGTGGCCGCGCAAGGCTTCGACGTGTCGGCGCTCATCGAACGGCTGAACCAGCACGTCGGCCCCGAACACTGA
- a CDS encoding alpha/beta hydrolase family protein: MHSARLTFLALAASLAVASCGGGGGGGGFAFTPLPPAPAPAPPAPPPPPPPAPPPPEETRLQDSRNSFAPADPAATTFAALAADASDTVDNATTSRWAGMLEGAQYRVEVPANWNGKLVMYAHGYAGDVNLLVVNNPSIRRYLIQNGYAWAASSYSKNFYDVRAGVEDTNALALQFNAIAKANGRELAAPSKTYITGHSMGGHITAAAIEDEAYATANHKMKYHGAVPMCGVVGDTELFDYFSGAQIAAQALAGLPKYPIVNWLDIRTQVTGTLYTAFPGTPTATGLKFGSVVKNLTGGERPMFDLGFTQGGTFAAVWGVFGSDGTVNGILNRSTIDTNRFTYTIDGDVPGTTALNASVLKLTAAADANRLRTDGLRWIPKANGEFKIPVVTLHTLGDLYVPFSMEQIYNRRVAAKGNSDWLVQRAVRGISHCDFTIAEQVEAFDAMVKWERDGVKPAGDDVVTAATVADPAYGCTFTRPLGTVDESGTSQATRPGAAAARPCPP, from the coding sequence ATGCATTCCGCGCGCCTGACATTTCTTGCCCTTGCAGCCAGCCTTGCCGTCGCATCCTGCGGCGGTGGTGGCGGTGGCGGCGGCTTCGCGTTCACACCGCTGCCACCCGCCCCGGCACCCGCGCCGCCGGCACCGCCCCCTCCTCCTCCCCCCGCGCCCCCACCGCCTGAAGAGACGCGCCTGCAGGACAGCCGCAATTCATTCGCGCCCGCCGACCCGGCGGCCACCACCTTCGCGGCGCTCGCCGCCGATGCAAGCGACACCGTCGACAACGCCACCACGAGCCGCTGGGCCGGCATGCTCGAAGGCGCTCAATACCGCGTCGAAGTGCCGGCCAACTGGAACGGCAAGCTCGTGATGTACGCGCATGGCTATGCCGGCGACGTCAACCTGCTGGTGGTAAACAACCCGTCGATCCGCCGCTACCTCATACAGAACGGCTACGCCTGGGCCGCGTCGAGCTACAGCAAGAATTTCTACGACGTGCGCGCGGGTGTGGAAGACACCAACGCCCTGGCCCTGCAGTTCAACGCCATCGCCAAGGCCAACGGCCGCGAGCTCGCTGCGCCTTCGAAGACCTACATCACCGGCCATTCGATGGGCGGCCACATCACGGCGGCGGCCATCGAGGACGAAGCGTACGCCACGGCCAACCACAAGATGAAGTACCACGGCGCGGTGCCCATGTGCGGCGTGGTCGGCGACACCGAGCTGTTCGACTACTTCTCGGGCGCGCAGATTGCCGCCCAGGCGCTGGCCGGGCTGCCGAAGTACCCGATCGTCAACTGGCTGGACATCAGGACGCAGGTGACGGGCACGCTGTACACCGCGTTCCCGGGCACGCCCACGGCCACGGGCCTGAAGTTCGGCTCCGTGGTGAAGAACCTCACGGGCGGCGAGCGGCCGATGTTCGACCTGGGCTTCACGCAGGGCGGCACCTTCGCGGCGGTATGGGGTGTGTTCGGCAGCGACGGCACAGTCAACGGCATTCTGAACCGGAGCACGATCGATACGAACCGCTTCACCTACACCATCGACGGCGACGTGCCGGGGACCACGGCGCTGAATGCCTCGGTGCTCAAGCTCACCGCCGCGGCCGACGCCAACCGCCTGCGCACCGACGGCCTGCGCTGGATTCCGAAGGCAAACGGCGAGTTCAAGATTCCGGTGGTCACGCTGCACACGCTGGGCGACCTCTACGTGCCCTTCAGCATGGAGCAGATCTACAACCGGCGCGTGGCGGCCAAGGGCAACAGCGACTGGCTGGTACAGCGCGCGGTCCGCGGCATTTCGCACTGCGACTTCACGATCGCCGAGCAGGTCGAAGCCTTCGACGCGATGGTCAAGTGGGAGCGCGACGGCGTGAAGCCGGCGGGTGACGATGTGGTCACCGCGGCCACGGTGGCGGACCCGGCCTATGGCTGCACGTTCACGCGCCCGCTCGGCACGGTGGACGAAAGCGGCACCAGCCAGGCAACCCGGCCGGGCGCAGCCGCCGCACGCCCCTGCCCGCCCTGA
- a CDS encoding transglutaminase family protein, protein MAIQYDITHTTVYRYKKPVTFGLHRVMFRPRDSHDLRVLATDLQVSPQSFTRLIQDPHSNSVALVQPMGEAMELRIVCSFTIEHVPAQQDQLALDPAAEFLPFAYSVQERLDLEHYLRPHHDDDANGTLIRWAHQFLHTDKPNSTREVLTRMNAHIGQSLEYKARDEEGTQTPLQTLALGSGSCRDYALLMMEATRRLGIATRFVSGYIYDAALDRAAQSPGESMTGAGTTHAWLQAYLPGVGWLAFDPTNNLMGSGQLIRVGVTRDPAQAAPISGSWYGDAEAYDGLEATVVVTRRKE, encoded by the coding sequence ATGGCCATTCAGTACGACATCACGCACACCACCGTCTACCGCTACAAGAAACCGGTGACCTTCGGGCTGCACCGCGTCATGTTCCGGCCCCGCGACAGCCATGACCTGCGGGTGCTGGCCACCGACTTGCAGGTGAGCCCGCAGTCGTTCACCCGGCTGATCCAGGACCCGCATTCGAACTCGGTCGCGCTGGTGCAACCGATGGGCGAGGCCATGGAGCTGCGCATCGTGTGCTCCTTCACCATCGAGCATGTGCCGGCGCAGCAAGACCAGCTCGCGCTCGACCCGGCCGCCGAGTTCCTGCCCTTTGCCTATTCGGTGCAGGAACGCCTCGACCTCGAGCACTACCTGCGCCCGCACCACGACGACGACGCGAACGGAACGCTGATCCGCTGGGCGCACCAGTTCCTGCACACCGACAAGCCCAACAGCACGCGCGAAGTGCTCACGCGCATGAACGCGCATATCGGCCAGAGCCTCGAATACAAGGCGCGCGACGAGGAAGGCACGCAAACGCCGCTCCAGACGCTGGCGCTCGGCAGCGGCAGCTGCCGCGACTACGCGCTGCTGATGATGGAAGCCACGCGCCGCCTGGGCATTGCCACCCGTTTCGTCTCGGGCTACATCTACGACGCGGCGCTTGACCGTGCAGCCCAGTCGCCCGGCGAATCGATGACCGGCGCCGGCACCACGCACGCCTGGCTTCAGGCCTACCTGCCGGGCGTCGGCTGGCTCGCGTTCGACCCGACCAACAACCTCATGGGCAGCGGCCAGTTGATCCGCGTCGGCGTCACGCGCGACCCCGCGCAGGCCGCGCCGATCTCCGGCAGCTGGTATGGCGACGCCGAGGCCTATGACGGGCTGGAGGCCACGGTGGTGGTCACGCGCCGCAAGGAGTGA
- a CDS encoding antibiotic biosynthesis monooxygenase family protein, producing the protein MYSATFIFAKKQFDDEFHRLDQTIAAAAKSLPGYLGEETWENASNGLVSNVYYWDSLDALQALIQHPVHQQAKAAQANWLDGYKVVIAEVVRIYGDSKIDHMLAPAGSTGT; encoded by the coding sequence ATGTACTCCGCCACCTTCATCTTTGCCAAGAAGCAGTTCGACGACGAATTCCATCGCCTCGACCAGACCATTGCGGCGGCCGCGAAGTCGCTGCCCGGCTACCTGGGCGAAGAAACCTGGGAGAACGCGAGCAACGGGCTGGTGTCGAACGTCTATTACTGGGACTCGCTCGATGCGCTGCAGGCGCTCATTCAGCACCCCGTGCACCAGCAAGCCAAGGCGGCGCAGGCGAACTGGCTCGACGGCTACAAGGTTGTCATCGCCGAGGTGGTGCGCATCTACGGCGACAGCAAGATCGACCACATGCTGGCGCCGGCCGGCAGCACCGGCACCTAG